The DNA region TAGGATAGAAATTTGAGGCAGGTTTTATCCACATAGCCTGAAAAATACCTCAGAAGCAAAATTCAGTCTTCTACACCTACCCAATTGGTTCATTTACAAACTCTGCACACATACAACTCAGCCTCTGATCAGGCTTGTCATCCCAAGCACACtacccacaaagaaaaaaagttaaataaaaataaaagccacaacTCTGTGTACTACTTAAGCTGAATATCCAATTATAAATTGGTACATCAAACTGTCTAAATAAGATGTTTTAGCAATcttgttaaaaaaattcttgggcaaaatatatctaattttaaaaaacatcccaagattttttttaaaaacacttgtaCTATACAACTTATAGGAACCTTGGAATAGGTTTACAAGGTTTTAATCAAGGTATTTACATACCAAGtgatgtaaagaaagaaaaaaaaaaaaagaaatctgatttccaatgacattttaaaatgtactaatGCATCAAAGATttgtatgaaattaaaattaaggcTTTTTCTGTATAGTAATtcgtataattttaattttacatagtAGCCAACCTTGGAAGTGTCAGTCTTAAACATTCTTATCAATCCACTGCATTCAATGCAGTGGAGTGTGTTAAGTGTTACTTCAAATAATTACATTGCTGCTACTTCTATGTTGAAGCATGCTTTTTGAACACTGTAGTTATTCAATATTTACAATGTATATCATTTAAACTTCATGTAAAAGCACAAGTATGACTGTCTGACTTTAATACAAACACCATACTTggaatttccccccaaaatgaaatgtaatttacTACAGTTTTAATAATCaacactttttaaagttttaaaaacatgtcttAATGTGGACCACCAACATTCGCTCAAGTAACTCAGATAATGCTGTTCCTTATTTAGTTTGTAAAATTTCTTTATCAGtctggcttcagtttctttaggCATAAAGTAAGTATTTCCTCCAAAGCGACTCCAAAATCATGCAATTTCTTCTCAATATCACACTTTTTTCTGCTGACTTCGAATGTGGTCCAcctcaggggaggggaggggagtatcAAGGTTCAGGATGAACTTATATGTGATTCCCAGTTTTCCACGATCCTCcctttttttgctcttttaaaaacacagtgagTTAAAATACTGAACAGCAAGATAAAAATGGAATAGTATCTAAGAATCAAAATGTATTACCCATTTCTCCtattatatcaaaatttgtagtCAGAATTGTCtttattgactttattttagtttttgtacacaaagaaaaatcatgttcATATCCATCAtgaacaaaaacttaaaaaggcaGAACTAGAAGACATGTGTCCTTCACCAAAGCAAAGCTGTGCTAAAGGTTCcaaacatttcaatttttaaaataaatattttcattttccgaTGTCTACTTTCATGTCTTCAGAGTGTCACAGGAAACTGAAGCTATCATGAATTACAATTTTGTTTAGAGTCCCAGCTCACTGTGTTTGGTAACTTGCCATACCATATCCAGCTTGGTTAGGAGGAGGTATTACAGGGGGAGGAGCTTGTCCTTGGGGAGGCTGAGCACCAAATCCACCCATCCAAGCAGCAGAAGGCGAttgacttggggaaaaaaaaacaacaacaaaatcttgagcaaacacaaagaaaaaactgTCCATATATTTATCCAAAATCAAGCAGAGCCCCATCATAGAATAGACAAGAAATCAACACAGCCACAACaaagagcaaagaaataaatgacacatcCATACATGTAGAATACATATCCCAACATTAGTCTTACATTTTTGTTAATATAATCACAACTTAGCACAATGACTTCTCTGAAGAACATctcaaaactgatttttaaaaaatgacgaATCACCTATCATATATTGCACACATAGTAAGTACATCaatataagaaatttaaaaatcacaaaattcatgttggaaagagaaggaagaaggaaccaGTAAAAATAAAGATCTGGGTTGGCCTGGGGGAAAAGGTGGAAAGGACCAACCCACTctatgaacaaaggaaaaaaagcaagctACTTTGTACCACATAAATCTCTTAGACTTCTCACACAAGCCAACAGACACAAATCATTAAATTTCTAAGCATATCTAGACAAAGACCTTTTCCATGCAAAAATAAACGAGATAAGACAGattagaaatgtaaatgaaattctACCAACAGCTTACAGAGATAGAAGGACACACCGAATGTTACCCCAACCTCCCCTTCACCTAGGTAATAAAGAGCAAATTTTTAGCACTATAAATCACTTTTCATAAGGTTTCTGTAACACTTAAAATGTCGAACAGCCTGATGAATTTACTTTAAATAGATTCTCCCTAGAAAAACACACTTATGATTTCTTTTGTCACAACCGTATCGGTTTCTATACTGGAAAAACCCAAACAACTTACTCTACTCCAAATCCTTGTTGGTTCCACGGTTGCCCGTATACTCCATACGGCGGTACTTGCCACCCATTTGCCATATACTGTCCGTACTGTTGTGGGTTTCCATAAACCTGGCTCCACTGCCCCCACTGACTATAGTCGACCTAGGAAAAAGCAAATTACCGTTTTAGGGAGTAAGTAAGAAACACAGTATTTGAAGAAAGTGggagacaaggaagagaaaaactaaGTAAGCACCCTTATGTGAATAGGACTCTGTTATTTATCATTGTCTAAGTTTATTGGGGTGGTGACACCTGTGGAAAGAAAGTATTAAGATTCAGTTAATACCGCAAAATAATCACTTTTGAAaaagcattaataaaataaactgaaagcagctatatgctttattttctgtttattttacagAGTTTTTAAAGCTTCTACGTAGATATGTAAGATGGAAACCTTAAAAAGTGCTGTGAAAAATCGAATTACCTGTTGGAAGTTTTTAGTCATATCAGGAGATTCTTTACCCCAATAGCATTTAACAACATGTCCTTCAATTGTAGTGCCATTCACCGAAACAATGGCATGAGCAGCACTTTCGTGGGTTGAAAATCTAAAAGGGGAAGATAAgaggattttgtcttttttttttttttctttcaaaagaactTACACAGCAAATAACAGAAACTCAGTTTATAACTGTCAACTTGGTATTTTCCTAAAGTAGATTATGTAGGTAGGTTAAAGTTCTATGTTGCAAAGAACTACTAAAATAACAAAGGCTGATACCTGAGGGGATCAAATAATGTAACTGAAAGGAATGGGTCAAACAGAAGAGTAACCTGTAGGTCGAATTTTACCTGACAAATGAATAGCCTTTCTCTGGAAAAACTcttatttccataatttgtcCAAATGGTGAGAAAGTCTGTCTCATAAGCTGAtctgagaaacaaaaacacacaaaatacttAAGGCTCATGACACTGACACGAAGAGTGATAAAGCTCctcagagaaggggaggagaaaacCACACGTTGTACCTGTTAACCCAGAGGCAATTCCTCCACAGTACACAGTACAATTTTTTGGACTTGACTGGTTTACTACATCTTCAAATCTCAACTGTTTAGTGTTATCTAcatgcagaaagaaaagaaaaacgttGATTATACAGTAGTATAAAACAGATTACTATGTATGAAGATACACCTCAATGGGGgagaaaatagcattttttttcttgatgccaTGATTTGATCTATAAAATCACTGGTTCACAACTCCAAATATACTAATTGTCAAAGCCCAAATTATTATTAGACAATTAAATTTCAAGATGAAATGAGCCTTACAAtgctaataaaatttaaattttaagaaattaagattaCACTACTTGATGATTTTGTGACGTATCCATAATTTCAACATACACACTAGACGTATCTTACTTTCTTGTGTACTTTTAGGTGCAGGTGGTTTACGTGTGGCCCAGTTGGTTCTGATCTGACGACCACCCAACCACTGACCTCCCATATGCACAATTGCATTTTCTGCATcctacagagaaaaaagagaaagaaagagcaattacAAACACAGAAAATTGTGGCATGTAAGActcagtaaaatgaaataaaatgctggCACCACTGGATCCAATAAATCTTACCAGTACCGGGAATGAATTCACTAAGCAtcctaaataaacaaaactgaactAATATCACCAAAAAATGATCTGAACTCCAGTGATAtgtc from Neomonachus schauinslandi chromosome 6, ASM220157v2, whole genome shotgun sequence includes:
- the TIAL1 gene encoding nucleolysin TIAR isoform X5, producing the protein MDARVVKDMATGKSKGYGFVSFYNKLDAENAIVHMGGQWLGGRQIRTNWATRKPPAPKSTQENNTKQLRFEDVVNQSSPKNCTVYCGGIASGLTDQLMRQTFSPFGQIMEIRVFPEKGYSFVRFSTHESAAHAIVSVNGTTIEGHVVKCYWGKESPDMTKNFQQVDYSQWGQWSQVYGNPQQYGQYMANGWQVPPYGVYGQPWNQQGFGVDQSPSAAWMGGFGAQPPQGQAPPPVIPPPNQAGYGMASYQTQ
- the TIAL1 gene encoding nucleolysin TIAR isoform X4 yields the protein MMEDDGQPRTLYVGNLSRDVTEVLILQLFSQIGPCKSCKMITEQPDSRRVNSSVGFSVLQHTSNDPYCFVEFYEHRDAAAALAAMNGRKILGKEVKVNWATTPSSYGFVSFYNKLDAENAIVHMGGQWLGGRQIRTNWATRKPPAPKSTQENNTKQLRFEDVVNQSSPKNCTVYCGGIASGLTDQLMRQTFSPFGQIMEIRVFPEKGYSFVRFSTHESAAHAIVSVNGTTIEGHVVKCYWGKESPDMTKNFQQVDYSQWGQWSQVYGNPQQYGQYMANGWQVPPYGVYGQPWNQQGFGVDQSPSAAWMGGFGAQPPQGQAPPPVIPPPNQAGYGMASYQTQ
- the TIAL1 gene encoding nucleolysin TIAR isoform X2 — protein: MMEDDGQPRTLYVGNLSRDVTEVLILQLFSQIGPCKSCKMITEHTSNDPYCFVEFYEHRDAAAALAAMNGRKILGKEVKVNWATTPSSQKKDTSNHFHVFVGDLSPEITTEDIKSAFAPFGKISDARVVKDMATGKSKGYGFVSFYNKLDAENAIVHMGGQWLGGRQIRTNWATRKPPAPKSTQENNTKQLRFEDVVNQSSPKNCTVYCGGIASGLTDQLMRQTFSPFGQIMEIRVFPEKGYSFVRFSTHESAAHAIVSVNGTTIEGHVVKCYWGKESPDMTKNFQQVDYSQWGQWSQVYGNPQQYGQYMANGWQVPPYGVYGQPWNQQGFGVDQSPSAAWMGGFGAQPPQGQAPPPVIPPPNQAGYGMASYQTQ
- the TIAL1 gene encoding nucleolysin TIAR isoform X1 → MMEDDGQPRTLYVGNLSRDVTEVLILQLFSQIGPCKSCKMITEQPDSRRVNSSVGFSVLQHTSNDPYCFVEFYEHRDAAAALAAMNGRKILGKEVKVNWATTPSSQKKDTSNHFHVFVGDLSPEITTEDIKSAFAPFGKISDARVVKDMATGKSKGYGFVSFYNKLDAENAIVHMGGQWLGGRQIRTNWATRKPPAPKSTQENNTKQLRFEDVVNQSSPKNCTVYCGGIASGLTDQLMRQTFSPFGQIMEIRVFPEKGYSFVRFSTHESAAHAIVSVNGTTIEGHVVKCYWGKESPDMTKNFQQVDYSQWGQWSQVYGNPQQYGQYMANGWQVPPYGVYGQPWNQQGFGVDQSPSAAWMGGFGAQPPQGQAPPPVIPPPNQAGYGMASYQTQ
- the TIAL1 gene encoding nucleolysin TIAR isoform X3, producing the protein MMEDDGQPRTLYVGNLSRDVTEVLILQLFSQIGPCKSCKMITEVRSSHNDPYCFVEFYEHRDAAAALAAMNGRKILGKEVKVNWATTPSSQKKDTSNHFHVFVGDLSPEITTEDIKSAFAPFGKISDARVVKDMATGKSKGYGFVSFYNKLDAENAIVHMGGQWLGGRQIRTNWATRKPPAPKSTQENNTKQLRFEDVVNQSSPKNCTVYCGGIASGLTDQLMRQTFSPFGQIMEIRVFPEKGYSFVRFSTHESAAHAIVSVNGTTIEGHVVKCYWGKESPDMTKNFQQVDYSQWGQWSQVYGNPQQYGQYMANGWQVPPYGVYGQPWNQQGFGVDQSPSAAWMGGFGAQPPQGQAPPPVIPPPNQAGYGMASYQTQ